CGCGCGCGACAGACGTCGGCCACGAGTCCGCCTTGGCGGCACGGATCGCTCGGGCCGTAGTCGGGTCACGCCGCGGTGCCGGGCGCGTTGTCGGCCGGGCTGAGGGACTTGTCGGTGCGGCCGGTGCCGGCCGGTGGCGCTGCCGCGGCGGGTGCAGCGGCCGCGGTTTCCCGGGCGAGGAAGGAGCCGAGCTCGCCGATCGTGCTCATGAGGGGGGCCGGGAAGACGACGGTGGTGTTCTGGTCGACACCGATCTCCACCAGGCTCTGGAGATTGCGCAGTTGAAGCGCCAGGGGGTGGGCCATCATGGTGTCCGAGGCGTCGCCGAGCGCGGCTGCGGCCAGGGACTCGCCCTCAGCGTTGATGATCTTCGCTCGCTTCTCCCGCTCGGCCTCGGCCTGGCGGGCCATGGCGCGCTTCATGGTGTCGGGCAGCTGGATGTCCTTGAGCTCGACCAGCGTGACCTGCACACCCCAGTCGACGGTGGTGACGTCGAGGATCTGGCGGATGTCCAGGTTGATACGGTCCGTCTCCGACAGCGTCTCGTCGAGCGTGTGCCGGCCGACGACCTTCCGCAGGGTGGTCTGGGCGATCTGGTTGATCGCCGCGTTGACGTTCTCGACGGCGACGACCGACTTCACGGCGTCGACGACCCGGAAGTAGGCGACCGCCGACACGTCCACGCTCACGTTGTCCCGGGTGATGATGCCCTGGGACTGGATCGGCATGGTGACGACCCGCAGCGACACCCGGTGCAGGGCGTCGACGAACGGGATGATGAACCGCAGCCCCGGGGAGCGTGTTCCGACGAGTCGGCCGAAGCGGAACAGCACTCCCTTCTCGTACTGCTTGACGACCTTCACGGACAGGGCGAGGGCCAGGACGGCCAGGAGGCCGATCACGACGATGAGAACGATCAGGGCTTGCATGTGCTGCTCCTCGGGACGAGGCCCATGGCCACGTGGTGCGGGGACCCGCCGGTCGAGATCCCTGCATGTGCCTGCGTCGGTTCGTGGGGCAGGGCCGAAACCCGTCGGTACGGGCCGCGCAGACGGTCGGTGCGTGGGGCCGGGGACATCGCCTCGTCACCCGTGGTGAGTGGTGCGGTCGCGGCGGCGGCGCGGTGGGAAGCGGCCGCGGCCCCCGTCACGGTGGTCACGTCGTTCGCCGACCGTCGGCGACTTGGACAGTGGTGGTCCCGCAGGGGGTTGTGCCGCGTCGGTGCCGCGGCGCGGGCTGCCAGGCAGGGCGCGACTGTACCGGTGCACGGCGATCCTTTCCGCGTGCTCGATGTCGAGCCGGTGGATCACGAATGCCGCCGCCGCGATGAGGACCAGGAAGGCGCCGGTCGTCAGGAAGGTGTTCATGGCGGCTGTCTCACATGCCGATGATCAGGCGACTGACGCGGCCGGTCCGTGCCGGAACGGCCGCAGGGGAGGGGCCGTCCTCGTGCTTCCCTGCCTCGTCCGGTTCGAGTGGCCGGTCGGCGGCGGCGACGGCGTGCCGGGTCTTGTCCGCGGCGATGAGAGCGCTTGCGGTCAGCGGCGGACCGTCGTAGTCGGACGCGGCCGCCATCAGGCGGGCCGCCGACTCAGCCTCGGTCTCGGGTGGGATGACCAGCAGATCCCAGCGGCCGGTGCCGTAGGAGAGCAGCAGCAGCTTGTGCGGGTCGATCTCCGGGGTGAACCAGCCGACCTTGACGACATGACCGCCCACGGGAATCTCGTGCGGGATGACCGGCCAGCACTTCGGGTTGACGGCGATGCGGGTGATGCGGCCCCACAAGGGGTCCAGCACATCGGTCAGTGCGGGCAGCTCGCTCAGCAGGTCCCGGGAGCGGGGCCACCAGGCACCGTCCAGGAGGCCGCGGGGCGGACCGTCGCTCTTCAGCGCGAGACGCACGGCCGGGGCTGCGACGGGCTCGTGGTGTGGCAGGGGTTGGTGCAAGGTCGCCGACATGATGCGGACCCGTCTCCGGGCCGCCTTCGCGGCGAACCGGGGTTCATCTCTCGCCGAGAACGACCCGGCGTGGAAGCCGGCGTGCGAAATGCCCTCGGTGTTGTCCACCGTACTCCGCGGACGCCGGGGCGGTTGTGGAGTCGACGCGGCATGGCATTCCGCGAAGCGGCTGTCGACACCGGCGTTGAGTGGGCCGAGGACGCAGGGGCACTTCGTATGTCGGCTCCCGGACCGGTCTCCCCCACGAGGGCTCGCGTGCCCTGGCCCAGCACTCCTTGGCTGTGTTATGTGGGGGGTGTTCCTCGTGTTCCGTTCAGCCCGTCGCTCCGCATCAGTCCGCCGGGCGTCGGCGAGGAGTATCCTGGTGATTACCGAGAGCATCTCGTACACCGGCTTCCACGCCGGGTCGTTCTCGGCGATTCATGACAACCGAGCCGGCCGTGACCGGCCCGGGGTTGGGTCCGCGCCATGACCGCGACCATTCCGTTCACACCCGCAGTCGAAGCCCGGGCCCCTTCCTCGTCACCCCTCCGACTCACGCTGGCGCCGGCCGTCGCCCCTCCGGCCCTGATCGACGGTGCCTGGTGGCCTCGTTCGCGCAACCTGACGGAGCAACTCCCGGCGCTCGTCGAATGTCTCGACCCGCTGTGGGGACGGATCACCCGGGTAGCGGTGAGCCGCACGTTCTGGCCGGTCATTCCAGGAGAAGTGCCTGCGCACGGCCACATGGTGCGCGTCGGCTGGTCCAACGCCGGGCAAGACCCGCACAAGCTGTTGCTGCTGTCCTACACGTTCGGCTGCTGGAACCTGCTGGTGATCCCACCGGAGACAGACCCGGCCACCGCGGCCCGGCTCATGGTCACGGCCACCGACCCGTCACGGAACCTCACGGCGAGCGGCCTGATGCAGGAGGCCGAAAGCTTCCGGGCCATGGCAGAGGACGAGGCCGACTCGGACTCGCTCCGGGAGGCGGTCTGGGAATCCGAAGGCGGACACGACGCCCGCCACCCGGCCTCACGTACTCCTGCTGAAGCGGTCATGTGCCACGTGCCGACCCCGGCAGCAGGAGTGTGAGGGACATGGACACACCTTCGTGACGGTGAGTGTGCTCCTCGCGGTGATCGTCTTTGGTGTGATCGTGATTCAGCTGTTCACCGCGAGCCACGATGATCGCATGGAGACCCTGGCCTCCGGCCCTACCCGGCGGTGGCGGTTCTCGCCATGGCGCCGCACACAGAGAGAGAAGTGAACCCGCCCCAAGGAGGATCCGCGGAGCGGGCTCCGC
The genomic region above belongs to Streptomyces sp. CG1 and contains:
- a CDS encoding DUF5994 family protein gives rise to the protein MTATIPFTPAVEARAPSSSPLRLTLAPAVAPPALIDGAWWPRSRNLTEQLPALVECLDPLWGRITRVAVSRTFWPVIPGEVPAHGHMVRVGWSNAGQDPHKLLLLSYTFGCWNLLVIPPETDPATAARLMVTATDPSRNLTASGLMQEAESFRAMAEDEADSDSLREAVWESEGGHDARHPASRTPAEAVMCHVPTPAAGV
- a CDS encoding DUF5994 family protein; this encodes MDNTEGISHAGFHAGSFSARDEPRFAAKAARRRVRIMSATLHQPLPHHEPVAAPAVRLALKSDGPPRGLLDGAWWPRSRDLLSELPALTDVLDPLWGRITRIAVNPKCWPVIPHEIPVGGHVVKVGWFTPEIDPHKLLLLSYGTGRWDLLVIPPETEAESAARLMAAASDYDGPPLTASALIAADKTRHAVAAADRPLEPDEAGKHEDGPSPAAVPARTGRVSRLIIGM
- a CDS encoding slipin family protein: MQALIVLIVVIGLLAVLALALSVKVVKQYEKGVLFRFGRLVGTRSPGLRFIIPFVDALHRVSLRVVTMPIQSQGIITRDNVSVDVSAVAYFRVVDAVKSVVAVENVNAAINQIAQTTLRKVVGRHTLDETLSETDRINLDIRQILDVTTVDWGVQVTLVELKDIQLPDTMKRAMARQAEAEREKRAKIINAEGESLAAAALGDASDTMMAHPLALQLRNLQSLVEIGVDQNTTVVFPAPLMSTIGELGSFLARETAAAAPAAAAPPAGTGRTDKSLSPADNAPGTAA